A single region of the Nocardioides aurantiacus genome encodes:
- a CDS encoding adenylate/guanylate cyclase domain-containing protein, whose translation MTTALSRSRRARGLGSIQTKLLLMLLLASIVSTAVVGFFGYRSGTDALEDATYARLQEVGNDRRNEVQDFIDREKSAVLLDSRGAAVQASKAFNAAFEDLGTSRTTARQRGALETFYTDTFVPELERTRGQEYEAAAFVPSTAARTYLQANYTRFSGDADTSVRRDDAGDGSAWTEANRTYNPYFRSVVTELGLDDVVMLDNDGNVVYTTRKRADLGSNVARDEYRGGGLQQVYDAAIESNSSGFVSVGDFEHYLPAYGAPTMFIASPIGTADDLTGVLVYELSVEKLNTVLTGNKTPGVYEGLGRSGEAYLVGEDGTLRTDSRELFENPEGFASKAVATGTRPDVAERIVETRQTMLALKDKSAPAREASLGRSGTMRAPDYLGHDVLASYQPAKIEGLDWTLVTKISAREALGPVSDFARNLLFATAAVILLICAASVLMARVFTVPLNRLLEGVRAVAGGRLGAQVDAGRRHDEFGDLGVAFNDMSSSLRTKQELIEAQRAENDRILSGLMPPPVVQRYRGGETDISAEHDDVSVVYAEVEGFDQFTGRHSASESLTLLNALSRGFDDAARAAGIEKVRSVGTGYVASSGLVVQRVDHARRVVDFALGVADMVQRFNSQHGSRLVVRAGINSGAVRSGLVGRSDVVYNLWGDAVDLAYRVRTVAGQPGIYVTDEVKQRLTGGYEFTRTGTLTESDSAVPVWRLRGGGDP comes from the coding sequence GTGACGACCGCCCTGAGCAGGTCCCGCAGAGCGCGTGGGCTGGGAAGCATCCAGACCAAGCTGCTGCTGATGCTGCTGCTCGCCAGCATCGTCTCGACCGCCGTCGTCGGGTTCTTCGGCTACCGGTCCGGGACCGACGCACTGGAGGACGCGACGTACGCCCGGCTCCAGGAGGTCGGGAACGACCGCCGCAACGAGGTCCAGGACTTCATCGACCGGGAGAAGTCCGCGGTCCTGCTCGACAGCCGCGGCGCCGCCGTGCAGGCATCGAAGGCGTTCAACGCCGCTTTCGAGGACCTCGGCACGTCGCGGACCACGGCCCGACAGCGGGGCGCACTCGAGACGTTCTACACCGACACCTTCGTGCCCGAGCTGGAGAGGACACGGGGTCAGGAGTACGAGGCCGCGGCGTTCGTGCCGTCGACGGCGGCCCGCACCTACCTCCAGGCCAACTACACCCGGTTCTCGGGCGACGCCGACACCTCGGTCCGGCGCGACGACGCCGGCGACGGGAGCGCCTGGACCGAGGCGAACAGGACGTACAACCCCTACTTCCGCTCGGTCGTCACCGAGCTGGGTCTCGACGACGTCGTCATGCTCGACAACGACGGGAACGTCGTCTACACCACGCGGAAACGGGCTGACCTGGGCAGCAACGTCGCCCGCGACGAGTACCGCGGCGGCGGGCTCCAGCAGGTGTACGACGCCGCCATCGAGTCCAACTCGAGCGGCTTCGTCAGTGTCGGCGACTTCGAGCACTACCTGCCCGCCTACGGCGCACCCACCATGTTCATCGCCTCCCCGATCGGCACGGCCGACGACCTCACCGGCGTGCTCGTCTACGAGCTGTCGGTCGAGAAGCTCAACACCGTGCTGACCGGCAACAAGACGCCCGGTGTGTACGAGGGTCTGGGCAGGAGCGGCGAGGCCTACCTCGTCGGCGAGGACGGCACCTTGCGCACCGACTCGCGCGAGCTGTTCGAGAACCCCGAGGGGTTCGCGTCCAAGGCGGTGGCGACCGGCACCCGCCCCGACGTCGCTGAGCGGATCGTGGAGACGCGCCAGACGATGCTGGCGCTGAAGGACAAGTCGGCGCCGGCACGTGAGGCGAGCCTGGGACGCTCGGGCACCATGCGCGCGCCCGACTACCTCGGCCACGACGTCCTGGCGTCGTACCAGCCGGCCAAGATCGAGGGCCTCGACTGGACGCTGGTGACCAAGATCTCGGCCCGCGAGGCCCTCGGGCCGGTGAGCGACTTCGCCCGCAACCTGCTCTTCGCGACGGCGGCGGTCATCCTCCTCATCTGCGCCGCATCAGTCCTGATGGCCCGGGTCTTCACCGTCCCGCTGAACCGGCTGCTCGAAGGGGTGCGCGCCGTGGCCGGCGGGCGGCTCGGCGCCCAGGTCGACGCCGGACGTCGTCACGACGAGTTCGGCGACCTGGGGGTGGCGTTCAACGACATGAGCTCCAGCCTGCGCACGAAGCAGGAGCTGATCGAGGCGCAGCGGGCCGAGAACGACCGCATCCTCTCGGGGCTGATGCCACCCCCGGTCGTGCAGCGGTACCGGGGCGGGGAGACCGACATCTCCGCGGAGCACGACGACGTGTCCGTGGTGTACGCCGAGGTGGAGGGCTTCGACCAGTTCACCGGTCGTCACTCCGCTTCCGAGTCCCTGACGCTGCTGAACGCGCTGTCGCGTGGTTTCGACGACGCCGCGCGCGCCGCCGGGATCGAGAAGGTCCGCAGCGTCGGGACGGGGTACGTCGCCTCCTCCGGCCTGGTCGTGCAGCGTGTCGACCACGCCCGTCGCGTCGTCGACTTCGCCCTCGGGGTCGCCGACATGGTGCAGCGGTTCAACAGCCAGCACGGCTCCAGGCTGGTGGTGCGAGCGGGCATCAACTCCGGAGCCGTCCGCAGCGGGCTGGTGGGACGGAGCGACGTCGTCTACAACCTGTGGGGCGACGCGGTGGACCTGGCGTACCGGGTCCGGACCGTGGCCGGACAACCCGGCATCTACGTCACCGACGAGGTGAAGCAGCGCCTCACCGGCGGCTACGAGTTCACCCGCACCGGGACCCTGACCGAGAGCGACAGCGCCGTCCCCGTGTGGCGGCTGCGCGGCGGCGGCGACCCGTGA
- a CDS encoding 5'-3' exonuclease H3TH domain-containing protein produces MTPPDAAHPRRLLLVVDAPSLLHRNHHARAHTRIMDRSGRPVWALHGMLRQILECIDRFAPDAVLFGLDDRTSSQRRDRYPLYKAGRAEKHPELVEQLERAGGLLDALGLATLTPPGLEADDVGASAAGWAVRHGWDCVIVTSDRDAFAHISPHTRVLRLIDGGISASPLLDPHRLRLMYGVAAENYLAYAALRGDASDNLPGVPGIGEKAAVALLDVAGDMRAVWADVEHDEGRSIAAALDGQALDSGGRRLGATVVRRLTAPGARERYDFNVDLMSGHADLDLGLTPDRPGTPGLLPLDIDRVTRVAGFFNVQATTDLAVRVLTGDPASASDR; encoded by the coding sequence ATGACCCCACCCGACGCCGCGCACCCCCGCAGGCTGCTCCTGGTCGTGGACGCCCCGTCGCTGCTGCACCGCAACCACCACGCCCGGGCGCACACCCGGATCATGGACCGCTCCGGACGGCCCGTCTGGGCGCTGCACGGCATGCTGCGCCAGATCCTGGAGTGCATCGACCGGTTCGCGCCGGACGCCGTGCTCTTCGGGCTGGACGACCGCACCTCCTCGCAGCGACGTGACCGCTACCCGCTCTACAAGGCCGGCCGTGCGGAGAAGCACCCCGAGCTGGTCGAGCAGCTCGAGCGCGCCGGAGGCCTGCTGGACGCCCTCGGCCTGGCCACCCTGACGCCCCCGGGGCTGGAGGCCGACGACGTCGGCGCCTCGGCTGCCGGATGGGCCGTCCGCCACGGCTGGGACTGCGTCATCGTGACCTCCGACCGCGACGCGTTCGCGCACATCAGCCCCCACACCCGTGTGCTGCGGCTCATCGACGGCGGCATCTCCGCCTCGCCGCTGCTCGATCCCCACCGGCTGCGCCTGATGTACGGCGTGGCCGCGGAGAACTACCTGGCCTACGCCGCCTTGCGCGGTGACGCCAGCGACAACCTCCCCGGCGTCCCGGGCATCGGCGAGAAGGCGGCGGTCGCGCTGCTCGACGTCGCCGGCGACATGCGGGCGGTCTGGGCCGACGTCGAGCACGACGAGGGCCGCTCGATCGCGGCGGCGCTCGACGGCCAGGCGCTCGACTCCGGCGGTCGCCGCCTCGGCGCCACCGTCGTACGCCGGCTCACCGCACCCGGCGCCCGGGAGCGCTACGACTTCAACGTCGACCTGATGTCGGGCCACGCCGACCTCGACCTCGGCCTCACCCCGGACCGACCGGGCACGCCCGGCCTGCTGCCGCTGGACATCGACCGGGTCACCCGGGTCGCGGGCTTCTTCAACGTCCAGGCGACCACCGACCTGGCCGTCCGCGTGCTCACCGGAGACCCGGCGTCGGCGTCGGACCGCTGA
- a CDS encoding FAD-dependent oxidoreductase: MSESERIACVVVGGGPAGMVLALLLARAGVEVTVLEKHADFLRDFRGDTVHPTTLGLLDDLGLFEEFDALPQSHLTHVAFPSPDGDDVVFADFGRLRLRHPYIAMVPQWDLLDLLATAGRREAAYTLRTEHEVTGVVRDGGRVVGVDYRTPHGEGRLLADLVVACDGRWSVVRRELRLPARAFPVDFDAWWFRVPTSSPVGESLLPRLTRGRLMVAIPRRGYLQVAYLGWKGTDAELRARGVEALRAEVAAVVPEVAGDVGGIASMDEVKHLDVRLDRLRRWHVPGALCIGDAAHAMSPMGGVGINLAVQDAVAAARILAGPLRRGELHDGRGEDVLARVRRRRAMPTAVVQGVQRLLHRGVITPVLEGRVAAPPPRLLGLLRRVPALTAVPAAVVGIGPRPERAPSWARRTSTRR, from the coding sequence ATGTCGGAGTCCGAGCGCATCGCGTGCGTGGTGGTGGGTGGCGGGCCGGCCGGGATGGTCCTCGCGCTGCTGCTCGCCCGGGCCGGGGTCGAGGTGACCGTGCTGGAGAAGCACGCCGACTTCCTGCGCGACTTCCGCGGCGACACCGTGCACCCCACGACGCTCGGCCTGCTCGACGACCTGGGGCTGTTCGAGGAGTTCGACGCCCTGCCCCAGTCGCACCTGACGCACGTCGCCTTCCCGTCGCCGGACGGGGACGACGTGGTGTTCGCCGACTTCGGTCGGCTCCGGCTGCGGCACCCCTACATCGCGATGGTCCCGCAGTGGGACCTGCTCGACCTGCTCGCCACCGCGGGGCGTCGCGAGGCGGCCTACACGCTGCGGACCGAGCACGAGGTCACAGGGGTGGTCCGCGACGGCGGCCGGGTGGTCGGGGTCGACTACCGGACGCCGCACGGTGAGGGCCGGCTGCTGGCGGACCTCGTCGTCGCCTGCGACGGGCGCTGGTCGGTGGTCCGCCGAGAGCTCCGGCTCCCCGCCCGTGCGTTCCCGGTCGACTTCGACGCGTGGTGGTTCCGCGTGCCGACGAGCAGTCCGGTGGGGGAGTCCCTGCTGCCGCGGTTGACCCGGGGTCGGCTGATGGTCGCCATCCCACGCCGGGGCTACCTGCAGGTGGCCTACCTGGGGTGGAAGGGGACGGATGCCGAGCTGCGGGCGCGCGGTGTCGAGGCGCTGCGTGCCGAGGTGGCCGCGGTCGTCCCGGAGGTGGCCGGAGACGTCGGGGGCATCGCGTCGATGGACGAGGTCAAGCACCTCGACGTGCGGCTCGACCGGCTGAGGCGGTGGCACGTCCCGGGAGCCCTGTGCATCGGTGACGCCGCCCACGCCATGTCCCCGATGGGGGGAGTGGGGATCAACCTGGCGGTGCAGGACGCCGTCGCCGCTGCCCGCATCCTCGCCGGGCCCCTGCGTCGCGGTGAGCTGCACGACGGGCGCGGTGAGGACGTCCTCGCCCGCGTACGCCGCCGCCGCGCGATGCCCACCGCCGTGGTCCAGGGGGTGCAACGCCTGCTCCACCGCGGTGTCATCACCCCTGTCCTCGAGGGCCGCGTCGCCGCGCCGCCGCCGCGCCTGCTCGGTCTGCTGCGACGCGTCCCGGCGCTCACGGCGGTGCCGGCCGCAGTCGTCGGCATCGGGCCGCGCCCCGAACGCGCTCCGAGCTGGGCGCGGCGTACGTCGACCCGTCGGTGA
- a CDS encoding error-prone DNA polymerase translates to MGWNNPAMKWAELERRLSGLPGADDAPVSRRKHPSTAARSIDRPAAVTPYAELHCHSHFSFLDGASSPAELVEEAVRLGLSALAITDHDGFYGAPMLAEAAAAYDLPTVFGAELSLGLSGPQNGVPDPEGSHLLVLARGVEGYHRLAAAMTDAHLRGDEKGRPDYDLEALGERGRGHWAVLTGCRKGAVQQALATGGERAAAEALDRLTSLFGLEHVLVELSPRPGAGATNAALARLAADHGLDVVAAGNTHHATPERRRVAAAMAAVRARRSLAELDGWLDLSGSAHLRSGAETAAALAAHPGAVGRSVSLAEELAFDLRKASPALPKRQIPEGHTADSWLRVLAERGFAERYAGVPHEREARERLEHELRVVAEKDFAGYFVIVHDIVAFARERGILCQGRGSAASSAVCYALGITAVDAVFYRLPFERFISAHRDEEPDIDVDFDSDRREEVIQWVYETYGRHNAAQVANVIAYQPRMAVRDAAKALGFSQGQQDAWSKQIDGWKSVVAGDMGDPAAHDVPAPVVALAEELMGAPRHLGIHSGGMVLTERPIGEVCPIERARMDRRTVLQWDKDACESMGLVKFDLLGLGMLGALDHTMRLAEEHLGEKWTLATMPKEEPAVYDMLCRADSIGVFQVESRAQIGTLPRLRPREFYDLAIEIALIRPGPIQGGAVHPYVRRATGQEPITYDHPELVPVLERTKGVPLFQEQLMAMAVALGDCSRDDADLLRRAMGSKRGVERIESVKHTLYSGMQRRGITGDLADSIYVKILSFANFGFAESHALSFALLVYASSWFKLHYPAAFLAGLLRNQPMGFYSPQSLVGDARRHGVDVRRPDVTRSAAQADLEPVVDGPTAPTGTEACCRPRFERVEWVPGTPDPVPAHRRDGGLAVRLGLDSVRGVGAEVARRIVAAREEAPFTGVPDLSRRADLTSAQLEALATAGAFDAWGLGRREALWHAGFAERADHLPGTTPAPEAPTLPGLSEPAITLADLWATGVSPERHPVEHLREDLRRAGVRSIAELATTESGRRVHVGGLVTHRQRPGTAMGVTFLNLEDETGMLNVVCSIGVMKVHRQAARNRVAVVVRGRLERNEGVMNLVADRVEGIDVVVPGAGAVLQARASSRDFR, encoded by the coding sequence ATGGGCTGGAACAACCCCGCGATGAAGTGGGCCGAGCTCGAGCGCCGCCTCAGTGGCCTGCCGGGGGCCGACGACGCGCCCGTGTCGCGGCGCAAGCACCCCTCCACCGCGGCCCGGTCGATCGACCGCCCGGCTGCGGTCACGCCGTACGCCGAGCTGCACTGCCACAGCCACTTCAGCTTCCTCGACGGCGCCAGCTCCCCCGCCGAGCTGGTCGAAGAGGCCGTGCGACTGGGCCTGAGCGCCCTGGCGATCACCGACCACGACGGCTTCTACGGCGCCCCCATGCTGGCCGAGGCCGCTGCGGCCTACGACCTGCCGACGGTGTTCGGCGCCGAGCTCTCCCTCGGTCTTTCCGGCCCGCAGAACGGCGTGCCCGACCCCGAGGGCAGCCACCTGCTCGTGCTCGCTCGTGGGGTCGAGGGCTACCACCGGTTGGCCGCGGCGATGACCGACGCCCACCTGCGCGGGGACGAGAAGGGCCGTCCCGACTACGACCTCGAGGCGCTGGGCGAGCGCGGCCGCGGCCACTGGGCGGTGCTGACCGGCTGCCGCAAGGGCGCCGTCCAGCAGGCGCTCGCCACCGGGGGCGAGCGGGCCGCCGCCGAGGCGCTCGACCGGCTGACCTCGCTCTTCGGTCTCGAGCACGTGCTGGTCGAGCTGTCGCCGCGTCCGGGCGCCGGGGCGACCAACGCGGCGCTCGCCCGGCTCGCCGCCGACCACGGCCTCGACGTCGTCGCCGCGGGCAACACCCACCACGCCACCCCCGAGCGGCGCCGCGTGGCCGCGGCCATGGCCGCGGTGCGCGCCCGCCGCAGCCTGGCCGAGCTCGACGGCTGGCTCGACCTCTCCGGATCGGCCCACCTCCGCAGTGGCGCGGAGACGGCCGCAGCCCTGGCGGCCCACCCCGGCGCCGTCGGCCGCAGCGTGTCGCTGGCCGAGGAGCTGGCCTTCGACCTGCGCAAGGCCTCCCCCGCGCTGCCCAAGCGCCAGATCCCCGAGGGCCACACCGCCGACTCCTGGCTGCGGGTGCTCGCGGAGCGCGGCTTCGCCGAGCGCTACGCCGGCGTGCCCCACGAGCGCGAGGCGCGCGAGCGGCTCGAGCACGAGCTGCGGGTCGTCGCCGAGAAGGACTTCGCCGGCTACTTCGTCATCGTCCACGACATCGTCGCCTTCGCCCGCGAGCGCGGCATCCTGTGCCAGGGCCGCGGCTCGGCGGCGAGCTCGGCGGTCTGCTACGCCCTCGGCATCACTGCGGTCGACGCCGTCTTCTACCGGCTGCCCTTCGAGCGCTTCATCTCCGCGCACCGCGACGAGGAGCCCGACATCGACGTCGACTTCGACTCCGACCGCCGCGAGGAGGTCATCCAGTGGGTCTACGAGACCTACGGCCGGCACAACGCGGCCCAGGTCGCCAACGTCATCGCCTACCAGCCTCGGATGGCGGTGCGCGACGCCGCCAAGGCCCTCGGCTTCTCCCAGGGCCAGCAGGACGCGTGGTCCAAGCAGATCGACGGCTGGAAGTCCGTCGTCGCGGGAGACATGGGCGACCCAGCGGCCCACGACGTCCCCGCGCCCGTGGTCGCGCTGGCCGAGGAGCTGATGGGGGCACCGCGCCACCTCGGCATCCACTCCGGCGGGATGGTGCTCACCGAGCGGCCCATCGGCGAGGTCTGCCCCATCGAGCGGGCGCGGATGGACAGGCGCACGGTGCTGCAGTGGGACAAGGACGCCTGCGAGTCGATGGGCCTGGTCAAGTTCGACCTGCTCGGCCTGGGCATGCTGGGCGCCCTCGACCACACCATGCGGCTGGCCGAGGAGCACCTCGGCGAGAAGTGGACGCTCGCCACGATGCCCAAGGAGGAGCCGGCGGTCTACGACATGCTGTGCCGCGCCGACTCGATCGGCGTCTTCCAGGTGGAGAGCCGGGCCCAGATCGGCACCTTGCCCCGGCTGCGTCCCCGCGAGTTCTACGACCTCGCCATCGAGATCGCCCTGATCCGGCCCGGGCCCATCCAGGGTGGTGCGGTGCACCCCTACGTGCGTCGGGCCACCGGCCAGGAGCCGATCACCTACGACCACCCCGAGCTGGTGCCGGTGCTCGAGCGGACCAAGGGCGTGCCGCTGTTCCAGGAGCAGCTGATGGCTATGGCGGTCGCGCTGGGCGACTGCAGCCGCGACGACGCCGACCTGCTGCGCCGCGCGATGGGGTCCAAGCGCGGGGTGGAGCGCATCGAGTCGGTCAAGCACACGCTCTACTCCGGCATGCAGCGGCGCGGCATCACCGGCGACCTCGCCGACTCGATCTATGTCAAGATCCTGTCCTTCGCCAACTTCGGCTTCGCGGAGTCGCACGCGCTGTCCTTCGCGCTGCTCGTCTACGCCTCGTCCTGGTTCAAGCTGCACTACCCCGCGGCGTTCCTGGCCGGGCTGCTGCGCAACCAGCCCATGGGCTTCTACTCCCCGCAGTCGCTGGTGGGCGACGCCCGCAGGCACGGTGTCGACGTACGCCGCCCCGACGTCACCCGCTCCGCCGCCCAGGCCGACCTCGAACCGGTCGTCGACGGCCCGACCGCCCCCACCGGGACGGAGGCGTGCTGCCGCCCGAGGTTCGAGCGCGTCGAGTGGGTGCCGGGCACCCCCGACCCGGTGCCCGCGCACCGGCGTGACGGCGGGCTCGCCGTGCGGTTGGGGCTGGACTCGGTGCGGGGCGTCGGGGCGGAGGTGGCGCGGCGCATCGTGGCGGCGCGCGAGGAGGCACCCTTCACCGGTGTCCCCGACCTGTCACGCCGGGCCGACCTGACCTCGGCCCAGCTCGAGGCCCTGGCCACCGCCGGTGCTTTCGACGCCTGGGGGCTCGGTCGTCGGGAGGCGCTCTGGCACGCAGGCTTCGCCGAGCGTGCCGATCACCTGCCCGGCACGACGCCCGCTCCCGAGGCGCCCACCTTGCCCGGCCTCAGCGAGCCGGCGATCACGTTGGCCGACCTCTGGGCCACCGGCGTCTCGCCCGAGCGGCACCCCGTCGAGCACCTGCGCGAGGACCTCCGCCGCGCCGGGGTCCGCTCGATCGCCGAGCTCGCCACCACCGAGTCGGGCCGTCGCGTCCACGTGGGCGGCCTGGTCACCCACCGGCAGCGCCCCGGCACGGCCATGGGCGTCACCTTCCTCAACCTCGAGGACGAGACCGGCATGCTCAACGTCGTCTGCTCGATCGGCGTGATGAAGGTCCACCGACAGGCCGCCCGCAACCGCGTCGCCGTCGTCGTCCGCGGCCGCCTCGAGCGCAACGAGGGCGTGATGAACCTCGTGGCCGACCGGGTGGAGGGCATCGACGTCGTCGTCCCGGGTGCCGGAGCGGTGCTGCAGGCGCGGGCGTCCTCGCGGGACTTCCGGTGA
- a CDS encoding mechanosensitive ion channel domain-containing protein, translating into MTTTDRPWFAWAMVVIVGLPVLVLVLSEVHLRLQRRGSPLAGPLNRLRLWLVPLAALLILLTQAADLSRDSNSVRLVATLVGILAVGITLGGLNAVLFGNATEGTWRDRLPSIFVDLARLVLVASGAAIVASLVWDLDVSGLFAALGVGSIVIGLALQNAVGSVVSGLLLLFEQPFKIGDTLDVDGTSGKVVEMNWRSTHLDTGTGIQVIPNATIAEASFANYSRPTPAHDHVVSTSFAPADSPHDVMRTLMEVAEGIPFLRAAGRPSVRMGPGGTYETTLPLVTAGQSAQAESLFLTWLWYAARRNAVSLDGEAFVRHPKETVGQALRSVRSTLGLTDDEIDGLADVCAVETYGQGETMLRAGLVPDRFAFVVGGHVRLVARTSDGAQLDVVDLERGDVLGAQALLRQQVPMSSVAATNVEVLQIPLSVIDELVGQKPRVARTLNAIVETRDTQMQQAFESLNGSEELAAPVHPALTPRLRVRA; encoded by the coding sequence GTGACCACCACCGACCGACCCTGGTTCGCCTGGGCCATGGTGGTCATCGTCGGCCTCCCCGTCCTGGTCCTGGTCCTGTCCGAGGTCCACCTGCGACTGCAGCGTCGGGGCAGCCCGCTCGCGGGCCCCCTCAACCGGTTGCGGTTGTGGCTGGTCCCCCTCGCCGCGCTGCTGATCCTGCTCACCCAGGCCGCCGACCTCAGCCGCGACAGCAACAGCGTCCGGCTCGTCGCGACGCTGGTCGGCATCCTGGCCGTCGGGATCACGCTCGGCGGGCTCAACGCGGTGCTGTTCGGCAACGCCACCGAGGGCACGTGGCGCGACCGCCTGCCCAGCATCTTCGTCGACCTGGCGCGGCTCGTCCTCGTCGCGAGCGGTGCCGCCATCGTCGCCTCACTCGTCTGGGACCTCGACGTCAGCGGCCTCTTCGCCGCCCTGGGCGTCGGCTCCATCGTCATCGGCCTCGCCCTGCAGAACGCCGTCGGCAGCGTCGTGTCCGGCTTGCTGCTGCTCTTCGAGCAACCCTTCAAGATCGGCGACACCCTCGACGTGGACGGCACCTCCGGCAAGGTGGTCGAGATGAACTGGCGCTCGACCCACCTCGACACCGGCACCGGCATCCAGGTCATCCCCAACGCCACCATCGCCGAGGCGTCGTTCGCGAACTACAGCCGCCCCACCCCCGCCCACGACCACGTGGTCTCCACGTCCTTCGCACCTGCCGACAGCCCCCACGACGTGATGCGCACGCTGATGGAGGTGGCCGAGGGGATCCCGTTCCTCCGGGCAGCCGGACGACCTTCGGTGCGCATGGGACCGGGCGGCACCTACGAGACCACGCTGCCCCTGGTCACGGCCGGTCAGTCGGCGCAGGCCGAGTCCCTGTTCCTGACGTGGCTCTGGTACGCCGCGCGCCGCAACGCGGTCTCCCTGGACGGCGAAGCCTTCGTCCGGCACCCCAAGGAGACGGTCGGCCAGGCGCTTCGATCGGTGCGGTCGACGCTGGGTCTCACCGACGACGAGATCGACGGCCTCGCGGACGTGTGTGCGGTCGAGACGTACGGCCAGGGCGAGACGATGCTCCGTGCAGGCCTGGTGCCGGACCGGTTCGCGTTCGTCGTCGGCGGCCACGTCCGACTGGTGGCCCGGACCAGCGACGGCGCCCAGCTCGACGTGGTCGACCTCGAACGCGGCGACGTCCTCGGCGCCCAGGCCCTCCTCCGCCAGCAGGTCCCCATGTCCAGCGTCGCCGCCACCAACGTCGAGGTGCTGCAGATCCCGCTGTCGGTCATCGACGAGCTCGTCGGGCAGAAGCCGCGGGTCGCGCGGACTCTCAACGCGATCGTCGAGACCCGCGACACCCAGATGCAGCAGGCTTTCGAGTCGCTCAACGGCTCCGAGGAGCTCGCGGCACCGGTGCACCCCGCGCTGACCCCTCGCCTCAGGGTGCGTGCCTGA
- a CDS encoding DNA polymerase Y family protein, whose product MRVMVVWCPDWSVVAALEEAGASVRSPAAVLHANLVEVCNGPARAEGVRRGQRRRDAQARCPELVLLPANPDRDARAFEPVLATVEDLRPGVAALRPGLLAVRAPDRWYGNETYAGATVAEALVGIGVRDVRLGVADDLFTAEQAARSADAQSWTVVPPGGSPAFLRGLPVAVLADEGPQGRELVSLLERLGMRSLGDLADLPAEAVGHRLGAYGAAVRRRARGEDQTLFAARQPPPELDAEVPFEPPLESVEAVTFSVRTTAERFVDQLARRQLVATGVRVEAESEGVVCSTRVWMHPRHFGARDLVDRVHWQLQSADVGGSLRSRKDVGTVRAPIERIRFVPEVVESAAAHGEALWGSASDDLVERGVARVQGMIGFDAVVRPVLQGGRSPAARQALVPWGERAVDLRPLDRPWPGRVPGPAPVRVFAVPRDAEVLDDRDQDVRVTERGVVTGEPARFRVEGGEVPWQPVKAWAGPWPTDEGWWSGGAGLSARFQVVGADGRAWLLLRAPEGWSLEAAYD is encoded by the coding sequence ATGCGGGTGATGGTGGTGTGGTGCCCCGACTGGTCGGTGGTCGCCGCGCTCGAGGAGGCCGGGGCGTCGGTGCGCTCCCCCGCCGCCGTGCTCCACGCCAACCTCGTCGAGGTGTGCAACGGCCCCGCCCGCGCCGAGGGCGTGCGCCGGGGCCAGCGCCGCCGCGACGCCCAGGCCCGGTGCCCCGAGCTGGTGCTGCTCCCGGCCAACCCCGACCGCGACGCCCGGGCCTTCGAGCCGGTCCTGGCGACGGTGGAGGACCTGCGACCCGGCGTGGCCGCGCTGCGCCCGGGGCTGCTCGCCGTCCGGGCGCCCGACCGGTGGTACGGCAACGAGACCTACGCCGGCGCGACGGTCGCCGAGGCCCTCGTCGGCATCGGCGTCCGCGACGTGCGTCTCGGCGTCGCCGACGACCTCTTCACCGCCGAGCAGGCGGCCCGCAGCGCCGACGCCCAGTCGTGGACGGTCGTGCCCCCCGGCGGTTCCCCGGCGTTCCTGCGCGGTCTCCCCGTCGCCGTGCTGGCCGACGAGGGTCCGCAGGGGCGCGAGCTGGTCAGCCTCCTGGAGCGCCTCGGGATGCGCTCGCTGGGCGACCTGGCCGACCTGCCGGCCGAGGCGGTCGGCCACCGGCTGGGTGCCTACGGTGCCGCCGTACGCCGCCGCGCGCGGGGCGAGGACCAGACGCTGTTCGCGGCCCGCCAACCGCCTCCCGAGCTGGACGCCGAGGTGCCCTTCGAGCCGCCGCTGGAGTCCGTCGAGGCGGTCACCTTCAGCGTGCGCACCACCGCCGAGCGGTTCGTCGACCAGCTGGCCCGCCGCCAGCTCGTCGCCACCGGCGTCCGGGTCGAGGCCGAGTCCGAGGGCGTCGTCTGCTCCACGCGCGTCTGGATGCACCCACGTCACTTCGGGGCCCGCGACCTGGTCGACCGGGTGCACTGGCAGCTGCAGTCGGCCGACGTCGGCGGCTCGCTGCGCTCCCGCAAGGACGTCGGCACCGTGCGCGCGCCCATCGAGCGCATCCGCTTCGTGCCCGAGGTCGTGGAGTCCGCGGCCGCCCACGGCGAGGCGCTGTGGGGCAGCGCGTCGGACGACCTCGTCGAGCGGGGCGTGGCGCGGGTCCAGGGGATGATCGGCTTCGACGCCGTGGTCCGGCCCGTCCTGCAGGGCGGTCGCAGCCCGGCCGCGCGGCAGGCGCTGGTGCCGTGGGGCGAGCGCGCCGTCGACCTGCGCCCCCTCGACCGGCCGTGGCCCGGACGGGTCCCGGGTCCGGCGCCCGTGCGGGTCTTCGCCGTCCCGCGCGACGCCGAGGTCCTCGACGACCGCGACCAGGACGTGCGGGTGACCGAGCGCGGCGTCGTCACCGGCGAGCCCGCGCGGTTCCGCGTCGAGGGCGGCGAGGTCCCGTGGCAGCCGGTCAAGGCGTGGGCCGGCCCCTGGCCCACCGACGAGGGCTGGTGGTCCGGCGGCGCCGGTCTGTCGGCCCGCTTCCAGGTCGTCGGTGCCGACGGCCGCGCCTGGCTGCTGCTCCGCGCCCCCGAGGGCTGGTCGCTGGAGGCGGCGTATGACTGA